One genomic region from Leeia speluncae encodes:
- the rseP gene encoding RIP metalloprotease RseP, with protein MTTVLAFIFTLSILIAVHEFGHFWIAKRNGIKVLRFAIGFGKPLWRKEIGADKTEFALCMLPLGGYVKMLDEREAPVSAHEVHRAFNRQSVWVRMKVVLAGPAANFLLAIVLYSFVMMSGVNDLSAKLGDVPLGTIASEAGFKSGDQIQKVENEEINGWESFRSAILDHTVAGQDINIEVVDASGIKVNRVLKLSGASAGTLDDRFFERMGFSPLNFFRTIDVLLPGGVAEKAGLKVGDEIVAINHATIASGSDLINQVRNSPGRTLLFTVKNQNTEREITVIPASVGKEGSQVGRLGVSPTLNTDSLRAKQMIVKYGPVDAVLQSLDKTWRLSKLSIVMMWKMLTGTASLDNLGGTLTIAKVAGEAASYGIIPFVEFLCFVSIGLGVLNLLPVPVLDGGHFMYYVAEVVKGSPVSIRTQEIGQYIGGALLLTLMTFALYNDIQRLFLNA; from the coding sequence ATGACGACAGTGCTGGCTTTTATTTTTACGCTATCAATTCTGATTGCAGTGCATGAGTTTGGACACTTTTGGATCGCTAAAAGAAATGGTATTAAAGTATTAAGATTTGCCATCGGGTTTGGAAAACCACTGTGGCGAAAAGAGATTGGTGCTGATAAAACGGAGTTTGCACTTTGCATGCTGCCATTAGGGGGGTATGTGAAGATGCTGGATGAGAGAGAGGCGCCTGTCTCTGCTCATGAGGTACATCGCGCTTTCAATCGTCAATCTGTGTGGGTCAGGATGAAGGTTGTGTTGGCCGGACCTGCTGCAAACTTCTTACTCGCAATTGTGCTTTATTCTTTTGTAATGATGTCCGGTGTGAATGACTTGTCTGCAAAATTGGGCGATGTGCCATTAGGAACAATCGCAAGTGAAGCAGGGTTTAAGTCTGGAGATCAGATTCAAAAAGTAGAAAATGAAGAGATTAACGGTTGGGAGTCATTTCGATCTGCGATTTTAGATCATACAGTAGCTGGGCAAGATATCAATATTGAAGTTGTTGACGCTTCAGGAATTAAAGTAAACCGAGTGTTAAAGCTTTCTGGTGCTTCAGCAGGAACATTAGATGATCGTTTCTTTGAACGAATGGGTTTTAGTCCTTTAAACTTTTTTAGAACAATTGATGTGCTTTTGCCTGGGGGAGTTGCAGAGAAGGCAGGGTTAAAAGTAGGGGACGAAATCGTTGCCATTAACCATGCGACTATTGCATCAGGAAGTGATCTGATTAATCAGGTTAGAAATTCGCCCGGCCGTACCCTGCTGTTTACTGTCAAAAATCAAAATACTGAACGAGAAATCACGGTTATCCCTGCTTCTGTTGGTAAGGAAGGCTCGCAAGTAGGAAGACTTGGAGTGTCTCCAACGCTGAATACCGACTCACTGCGTGCCAAGCAAATGATTGTAAAATATGGTCCTGTGGATGCGGTTTTGCAATCTCTAGATAAAACTTGGCGGTTGTCAAAGCTAAGCATCGTCATGATGTGGAAAATGTTAACAGGGACCGCCTCTTTAGATAATCTTGGTGGTACCTTAACGATTGCAAAGGTTGCCGGGGAAGCCGCTTCTTACGGTATTATCCCGTTTGTTGAGTTTCTATGCTTTGTTAGCATTGGTTTAGGTGTGCTCAACCTTTTGCCTGTTCCTGTATTGGACGGTGGGCATTTCATGTATTATGTGGCAGAAGTTGTAAAAGGAAGTCCTGTTTCTATTCGTACTCAAGAAATTGGGCAGTATATTGGTGGTGCTTTGTTGTTAACTTTAATGACCTTTGCACTCTATAACGATATTCAACGCTTGTTTTTGAACGCATGA
- the bamA gene encoding outer membrane protein assembly factor BamA, translating to MIKQKTISLVLAALFSTSVWAAEPFVIKDIRIEGLQRTEPGTIFSYMPVKVGETFDDEKTAQTIKALYGTGFFKDVRLETADNVLIVQVVERPSVGEIKINGAKEFSADQLKKAMKEAGLAEAQIYDKSLVDQAVQELKRQYTNKGKYSADIKTTVSPMERNRVSISFDISEGVVAKIKDITVVGAKDFSEEEVIDQMQLSTGTWMTWLSKNDQYSKQKLEADIESIKSFYQNQGYLEFSVESTQLNVSPNREDVFIALNINEGKKYTVSDIKFAGDLLVPEDELKALLKINSGDLYSRQKIVDTTTAISDRLGKDGYAFANVNAVPVLDKDKQTVSFTFYIDPGRRVYVRRINISGNTKTKDEVIRREMRQVEGAWYDGEKIKRSRERVDLLGYFSDVTVETPAVPGSTDQVDVNMGVTEKPNNNISLSVGYGQGEGLLLGASLTQTNIFGTGKNLTLTLDTSKTYRTYALSFTDPYFTKDGVSLGYQLYYKKNKPDTLDTGKYYSSSVGAGISFGVPITETDTINYGATVDKTTINTDMSSGSPLAIDFINKHGNSLTVLSNTVSWSSDSRDSATSPNQGTYQLASGELAIGKIKYYKAGYQYQHFYPVSRDVTFMVNGEFAMGGGIGGEKLPFFRNYFAGGIGSVRGYQDSSLGPRDSTDAATGGTKRVVFNAEVFFPFPGMKHDRTLRLSAFVDAGNVFDDKIKLGELRYSTGVALSWQSPLGPLKFSVAQPFGTKSGDKKERFQFQMGTTF from the coding sequence ATGATCAAACAAAAAACTATTTCTCTTGTCCTCGCTGCGCTGTTTTCAACCTCTGTTTGGGCAGCCGAGCCTTTTGTCATTAAAGATATTCGAATAGAAGGGCTTCAGCGTACTGAGCCTGGGACTATCTTTAGCTACATGCCAGTGAAGGTTGGTGAAACGTTTGACGATGAAAAAACGGCTCAAACGATTAAAGCACTTTATGGCACAGGTTTCTTTAAAGATGTTCGTCTGGAAACCGCAGATAATGTGCTAATTGTGCAAGTGGTTGAGCGTCCTTCTGTTGGCGAAATTAAAATTAATGGCGCCAAAGAGTTTTCAGCTGATCAGTTGAAAAAGGCGATGAAAGAGGCTGGCTTAGCAGAAGCGCAGATTTACGATAAGTCGCTAGTAGATCAAGCAGTACAAGAACTAAAGCGCCAATATACTAATAAAGGCAAATATAGTGCCGATATTAAAACGACTGTATCGCCAATGGAGCGTAATCGGGTATCTATTAGTTTTGATATTTCTGAAGGCGTCGTTGCCAAGATTAAAGATATTACTGTCGTCGGTGCAAAAGACTTTTCAGAAGAAGAAGTCATTGACCAGATGCAACTATCTACTGGTACATGGATGACTTGGCTATCTAAAAATGACCAATATTCCAAGCAAAAACTAGAAGCAGACATTGAGTCAATTAAATCGTTTTATCAAAACCAAGGCTATCTTGAGTTCTCTGTAGAGTCGACACAGTTGAACGTGTCTCCAAATAGAGAAGATGTTTTTATTGCCTTAAATATTAATGAAGGTAAAAAGTATACTGTTTCAGATATTAAGTTTGCAGGTGATTTATTGGTGCCAGAAGATGAGTTAAAAGCACTTCTAAAAATTAATTCTGGAGATTTATACTCAAGACAGAAAATTGTTGATACAACGACCGCTATTTCTGATCGATTAGGTAAAGACGGTTATGCATTTGCGAATGTGAATGCAGTACCTGTGTTGGATAAAGACAAGCAGACCGTATCTTTCACCTTTTATATAGATCCCGGTCGTCGTGTTTATGTAAGGCGAATTAATATCTCTGGCAATACCAAAACCAAGGACGAAGTAATTCGCCGTGAAATGCGTCAAGTAGAAGGCGCTTGGTATGATGGAGAAAAAATTAAGCGCTCTCGTGAAAGAGTAGATTTGTTGGGGTACTTTTCTGATGTGACAGTAGAAACCCCTGCCGTACCAGGGTCAACCGATCAGGTTGATGTAAACATGGGTGTAACTGAAAAACCTAACAATAATATATCACTAAGTGTTGGTTATGGGCAGGGTGAAGGGTTGTTGTTGGGTGCATCTCTCACTCAGACCAATATTTTTGGTACAGGCAAGAATTTGACTTTAACTTTAGATACGAGCAAGACGTATCGAACTTATGCCTTGAGCTTTACAGACCCCTATTTTACAAAGGATGGTGTAAGTTTAGGGTATCAATTATATTATAAGAAAAATAAGCCAGATACATTAGATACTGGTAAATACTACTCTTCAAGTGTCGGTGCTGGTATTAGTTTTGGAGTTCCAATTACAGAGACTGATACCATTAATTATGGCGCAACTGTAGACAAAACGACTATTAATACAGATATGTCATCCGGATCACCATTGGCCATTGATTTCATTAATAAGCATGGAAATAGTCTCACTGTGCTGTCAAATACAGTGAGCTGGTCTAGTGATTCAAGAGATAGCGCAACGTCACCAAATCAAGGAACATATCAGCTGGCATCTGGGGAGTTGGCAATTGGAAAAATTAAATATTATAAAGCTGGCTATCAGTATCAGCATTTCTATCCCGTAAGTAGAGATGTGACGTTCATGGTGAACGGTGAGTTTGCTATGGGCGGTGGGATTGGAGGGGAGAAACTTCCATTTTTCAGAAATTACTTTGCGGGTGGGATTGGGTCTGTTAGAGGTTATCAGGATAGTAGTTTAGGGCCTCGTGATTCGACAGATGCCGCAACTGGTGGTACTAAACGAGTTGTGTTTAATGCGGAAGTGTTTTTCCCGTTTCCAGGTATGAAACATGATAGAACTTTGCGCTTGAGTGCATTTGTGGATGCAGGTAATGTCTTTGATGACAAAATAAAACTTGGCGAGCTAAGGTACTCAACAGGTGTCGCTTTATCGTGGCAATCCCCTCTTGGGCCATTGAAGTTTAGTGTTGCGCAACCGTTCGGTACAAAGTCGGGTGATAAAAAAGAAAGATTCCAGTTCCAAATGGGAACAACTTTCTAA